In one Sulfitobacter sp. LCG007 genomic region, the following are encoded:
- a CDS encoding VOC family protein encodes MRKLQVQGVHHITLVGADRQTSIDFWEGVLGMPFIFDQPNLDNPGEGHIYFDPGDGRLITIFTDESRKPDPKRTSTEIGAVHHLAFSVSQATFRQAVERLDARGIHHSGPKDRGFMDSIYFKDPMGLLIELASYRFEPPEGCRHADVMIEAHRIRVERGDYNIGEVHLADAIELLVARRHGSLSEDRSPKNPF; translated from the coding sequence ATACGAAAGTTGCAGGTGCAGGGGGTGCATCACATCACGCTCGTGGGCGCGGACCGGCAGACATCTATCGACTTCTGGGAGGGCGTGTTGGGGATGCCGTTCATCTTCGACCAGCCGAACCTCGACAATCCGGGTGAGGGGCATATCTACTTCGACCCCGGCGACGGGCGGCTAATCACCATCTTCACCGACGAATCCCGCAAACCCGACCCCAAGCGGACCTCCACCGAGATCGGAGCCGTCCATCACCTCGCGTTCTCGGTCAGCCAGGCGACCTTCCGGCAGGCGGTGGAGCGGCTCGACGCGCGCGGGATCCACCATTCGGGACCCAAGGACCGGGGCTTCATGGATTCGATCTATTTCAAGGATCCCATGGGCTTGCTGATCGAACTTGCCTCCTACCGCTTCGAGCCTCCCGAGGGGTGCCGCCATGCAGATGTGATGATCGAGGCGCATCGCATTCGGGTAGAGCGGGGCGACTACAACATCGGTGAAGTGCATCTGGCCGATGCCATCGAACTGCTCGTTGCACGTCGCCACGGATCCCTTTCCGAGGACCGTTCGCCGAAAAACCCCTTCTAG